TGCCGGACGTGGCCGCCGACCGGGTCACGCTGGCCGCGGTGTCGGCGACCGGCCGGGACATCCGGCTCGACGGCGACGGGCCGACCTCCGTGCGCGGGGCGCGGGTCCCCGAACTGCACGGTGACGTCCTGCTCTCCTTCGCCGACATGAACCGTGAACTCGGCGCCTCCCAGGTGACGTTCACCGGCGCGGCACGGGACCGGGTCGCCGTCCGCGGCACTCTCCCGGTCGCCGGGCACGATCTGCGGCTGCGGGCCGATGTGCGGGTGGCGCGGGACGGACGGCGGGGGGTGGACACCCGGATCGGCGGGATACGCCTGGACATCGGGGACCTGGCGACCTACCGGCCTGGCACCCGGCCCGCCGAGGGCCTGCATCTGACGCCGGCGTCCGCGGCGGCCCTGGCCCGCGAGACCCGCAAGGCCCGGGCCCTGCTGGCGGTTCCGTCCGTCGTGCGGGCGCTCGGCGTGCCGGACGCGACCGTGCGTGAGGCGCAGCGCTCGGACACCGCGCTGGCCCGGTTGACCGGCCGCCCCGAGTTCGTACGGCAGGCCCTGCGGCTCAACCTCCTCGACCTGGCCCTCGCCCACCCCGAGCTGCTGTCGCGCCTGGGCCTGGACCCGGCGCTCCTCGACGCCCTCTCCCACCTGACCCGCCCGGCCCTGGCCGACCGACTCTCGCTCGCCTTC
Above is a window of Streptomyces griseorubiginosus DNA encoding:
- a CDS encoding DUF2993 domain-containing protein, whose protein sequence is MRSPHPVPTHPHPFEAPPAPPTHRRTKRRGRRGRFAFAVKTVASLAVLAAFLTLADRWAVLYAEHRAADTLKQRLRLTAAPEVEIGGFPFLTQLADRRLESVQVTVPDVAADRVTLAAVSATGRDIRLDGDGPTSVRGARVPELHGDVLLSFADMNRELGASQVTFTGAARDRVAVRGTLPVAGHDLRLRADVRVARDGRRGVDTRIGGIRLDIGDLATYRPGTRPAEGLHLTPASAAALARETRKARALLAVPSVVRALGVPDATVREAQRSDTALARLTGRPEFVRQALRLNLLDLALAHPELLSRLGLDPALLDALSHLTRPALADRLSLAFQLPEPSSGELRLRDVRVERDGIRVRITGSALAVGS